ctgactttttttctttagatcagaaaaaaaatggttatttttaagatttctatttGTATAATGCAGACTAGAGCCTCgcctcaaaataaataaaatgggaaaaacaccCATTCCGTTAGCTTCTAATGCTGTTCAGAGTCTCCTTCACACAATGCGCCTTTCTTAACCATCTCCTCATTTACCTTAGAGTTAAAAATTACATCAGTTTAAAAGAACCGCATGAATTTGTCAGAAATCTCTTCAAGGCAGCCTTCACGTCCTtgttcctcaggctgtagatCATGGGGTTCAGCATGGGAATCACCAGCGTATAAAACACTGAAGCCATTTTATCAACACCCATAGAATGGTTAGTCTGAGGCTGCAAATACATGAAAAGCAGAGTTCCAtagaagactgacactgctgtcATATGTGAGGCACATGTGGAGAaggctctttttcttccttctgatgaACGTATCCTTAGAATGGACAGAACAATGTTGAAATAAGATGCTACAACGGTAATTATGGAAAACACCAAATTTGTAGATGCAGATACAAATACTACTGTTTCTGGAAAGGAAGTATCAGAGCAAGACAATGCTATCAGAGGGACAATATCACAGTAAAAATGATTGATTACATTGGAAGAGCAATAAGACATAGAGAATACAGAAGATGAAGCCACAATAGCTGTGGAAAGGCTATAGAGGTATGTGAGGGAAACTAGCAGAAAGCAGGTCCTCTGAGACACCACCGCCATGTAGAGCAGGGGGTTACaaatggccacatagcggtcataggccatcacagctaaaatgaaaatttcagctACAATGAAAACCAAGAACATGCCTAGTTGGGTGGCACATTCATAGAAGGAGGTGGTGTGTTTCTTTACTAAGAAATTGACCAGCATTTTAGGAGCAATGACAGTTGAATTGCCAAGATTGATGATGGCCAAGTGCCggaggaagaaatacatgggggTCTGAAGGTGAGAGTCCACGCTGGTGAGGGTGATGATGCTTAGGTTACCTGTCACGGTCAGTCCATAGATGAGCAGGAAGACAAAGAAGAGAGGGATCTGGAGGTCTGGGCGTTCTGAGACTCCTGTGAGAATAAACTCAGTGACTCGGGTGAAATTTTCATGAGCCATGGTAGAGTTTGAAGAGTCATCTGTTTGAGCAAGAAAGGAGAAATggttacagtttttaaaagttgtatttcCTAGGATTGCCATTAGATGGCACAGGCAATGACTAGAGTGAGATTTCCTGGAATCATGCTTCCAAATTATACCAGCTCCTCTATTTCTGCTGAAATTTAGTGTGTTGCTGGCTACATACACTTTTTAAATGgcaaacataaaaattttaaagggagCACTTTAAATCACAAATATTGTACCCATCCTCTAAATTTCTCTTTCAAAGTTCCACATTCTATTATTTGCCAGTGCCAATAATATTTTGCCATTCTACCCACTCCTACTTCCTTAGGTCAAGCTTTAATTAATGCTGTCATTGACGACTGTATCATTTTGACCTCCATGTCATGATTCTCTCAGTTTGGCTGATAGACAAATAGCAGTCTTTAATACTTTTTGAGTAGTCAAATTTGTAATCTGAgattatttttagaataattgAAGAATAAACTTCAGCCTCATATTCAATGCATTTGACATTCAGCTCTGTATAGCCTTTCTACTTACATCACCTCACTCAGCATACACTCAGCCctacatttttttctcctgtccTCTGTGTCCCTGCTGATATTCAGAAATACCAGTTGAACTAAGAGCAACCTAGAATATAAACATTTCTTCTTAGGTTTTACTTCCTTATTAAGATACTACAGAGTTTCTGTCTTGTTAAATCAAGAAACTAGTCTGATCCAAAAATGGGTTTAAGGGTGGAACGTGATGCTGGGCTTGTGGAGCCAGCTCCATTGCTCTTTCTTAGATGACACTGTCTGCTGTTTCTCTATTGTGTCCCATTCGGCTTTCAGgccctttcctctttcacagaGAAGAACCAAGTGTTGCCTGGCCTGCCATCATGGGTTTTCTTGTAGAATGTGAGACACACTGAATTAGGCAAAGGAATTCAGACATCCGCTACCAATCTCACCATTTTGAAGCCTTCAGTTCTGTTAAGGGTTAGTCTAGTGTTTATTGACTGCATCTTCGTTTTCAgtgtcttttattattttcttctaaatttccAGATTATTTTACCCTAcccattcatttttaattttacttttctccttaAGAATATATAACATAAGATCTGTTCCATTAAAAGATTTAAGGTTGAATAGACTAGCATTCTTAATTATAGGCACAATGCTGCTCctctctagaacttattcatcttccaTTACTGAAATTTGATATCTGTTGATTAGCAATTCCTCATATGGTCCAATTTACAACTTCTGGGTACTTATCAAAAAGAATTGCTATAAGAATCTTAAAGAGATAGTAATACTCCGCCCATTCTTCTTATTTTGCAAAGGATATCTTTGGTCATTTTTGACCATTCTGATGCAACATTTATATGCTTCTATTTAGGGCTAACCATTAGAGCACAGAGGATAAAAAAAGTATGCAAAGATATAACTGATATTTCAATCTTCAAACCTGGTGATAAGCATTAGGAACTACTTGAGGTTCATGGCTTTCTCCTTAACTCTTAAAAAAGTATTCTATTCATTTACTAGTTTACTCAATCAGTTAGTAAAGtcattcctgaaaaaaaaagaaaaaaagtaagcaaCCGTTAGGGAaaacaaacaactaaaaactCTCCAAGTTCATGTGTGGGAATTGATTCTCATATAGAAGAATATACATATCCTTATATTAAGATCATTTTCAGTTTATAAAATGTTTCATGGGTAATACATATCTTAAAGTCTTTTTCAAATATTGCATTGGATATATTTATGGAAAATTCAAATGTTATATGAGGCAGGTACTAAAAAGTATTTGTCATTGATCTGAAATTTAAATGCAACTGAACATCTTATATTTTATCTGGAAATTCTAATCTTACTGGATTTTAATAGATTAGATTGCTCATGAGTTTTTCAGATATATCTAGCTCCCTCTGCACTTACAATATCCACATCTGACTTTCAAgtttcataaataaaatagatgtaTGACATTTAGTCAATTCATAGGTACTGCCCTGACACTACCACAGTATTCCAGGGAAACAAGTTAACAACaccagaaaataataataatggagtTTTTGTGGTTAAAGAATATCTGTCAGTGTCCATAAAAGTGTTCATAGTCAGAATctaagaaacaaaggaaattacCAATGTCAAGGTGATAATCAAAATCTACAATTTCTGTCTACTCACGTTAATGAAGAATTGGATTTCCTCCTCTCaaatttctctgacttttctttgaGTAGGGAGAATTTATGCTTTGTGATGTTTGTGATGTTTCCTGAGAAAGTATGAATAGCATGTGAGTTATTCAGATCATTTCTCTTAAATCTTCTGAGAGATTTAAAAATGATTGCCTGTGCGTCTACCTATCCTCCGGGATATCTGGCCTAGACTCTAGTGAACAGTTGTAGGAATAatttaaagaaaggaagaaaacagcataATGATCTTTACAGTTCCATGGAGACCCACATGGCATGAAAGTACTCAATCACTGACACAGAGTCAACGATCAGAACAACAACGAAAAACACTAAAGTGCTTTATTGCAGCaaaattggaacagtttcaatagTCATGATAAAATTGCGAATTAATCACCACCATTGCATGCAATTTTTTATTTAAGTTTATTATTCCAGTAAAAATATGTCATAGGTGCTGCATTAAAAATATACCATTTAACCAAAATGAGGTGGATATTACTATTCCCAGATTCAGAGGACACTAAGCTCGGATAAACTATGTGATTTGACCAAAGGTGTGTAATTGATGACTAGAAGATTTGAAATTAAAGCCTTGTCTTTAAACGAGTGATATGCATGCATTTTCCCTTCATATGACAGACACATGACAATTACTGTAATGCAATGTGTTGCAATAGCAGTTGTCTGAATCATAGTGTTTCCTGAGCTGCAATCTACCGGTTTTGCATGATGTTCACATAGTCTCACAGAAGATAAAACCTAATACAAGGAAATACAGTCCCTCGCATAACATTTAACCTATGATCTCTTCTTCTATGAATTCCTTTTGCTTTAGAACTGAGGAAAATTTGCATACAGTAAAAGATGGCATTAAATTGTACAAATGGGTAAATTTGGAAAATGTGCCATTTGTTCCTAATACCTGAATCAAGATAACATTTCAACACCACAGACATTTCCCTGATACTTTATAACCCCCGCTTCTTGGCTACTCCCATCATAAAGGCAATTTCCCTCAGACCTTAACTTCCCAAAGAGCTCGCTCTCACCTAGAGGAAACGCTGCTCTGGTTTCTATCCCTAATCTCATTTTCCCTATTTCTGAATTTCACATAAGTGAAACCACACAATAAATGTTCTTAGTCTGTATCTTGCACTCAGCTTAATTGTTTTGAAATTCGGCTGTGCTGAGTTTATATGGATGCATACAGCCCTCTGCCACATCTATCCCATCTTACTCATTCTCTTATCAATAGATATTTGAGtttcagtttattataaaatatcttgTATAAACACCCTTATAaaagcatatgtgtgtatatatgtattattttactaGTTATAGATCTAAGAGGTAATTACTTTAACATAAACATCTGCATTTTTACTTTATAAGAACCTGCTAACTTTATGAACTTATGGTAACATTTTACATTACCAAAAGCCATGTATGAGAATTCTATTTGCCCCATCTCCTTGGCAATATTTgatgtagacattttaaaaataacttataaaTGGAATTGGGATAAAATAATCTCATTGTGAGTTGAATTTTCATTTACTTGGTGGCTAGTGAAAGTGGACAGCTTCCTATGTACTTGGTTATTCATATACTCACCTCTTACAGTTCTAAAATTTGcccattttaattgttttcttctttacatTGATTTTTTGAATACTAAAAGTTTGCTAGATAAATCTACTTTTTCAGATGATTTTTTCCtagactctcttgcttttgatgCTTCTGTTTAGTTCTGTCTCAAATTGCTGCAGTGATACAGCACAGAGTTGTGCGGCCAGTAGGAAGGGCAGAAAACCCTCGCCCACCAAAAAGTTCCAAACAAAGCAGTTTGGGACCCAGGAGATGAAGTGGGTAGGAGAGGCCATAAAACTGACAAAACTGCAAGCCAAGGCACATAGGGGAACATTCGGAAGACAGGAAAGGAAGCCGGAAACTGAGAATCTCTCTCTGTTATcacttcaaaagaaagaaagaaaagaaagtgaagtcgctcagtcgtgtccaactctttgcgatcctgtggactgcagcctttcaggctcttctgtccatgggattctccaggcaagaggactggagtgggtctccatttccatctccaggggatcttcccgacccagagatcgaacccgggtctcccacattgcaggcagacactttaccctctgatataccaggaaagccccaagaatactggaatggattgccctgccctcctccaagggatcttcccaacccagggatcatactcaGATCtgtcacactgcaggcagattctttaccatctgagccaccagggaagtcctatcacTTCTAACATTACTCTAATTTTGTTGCATTGAATATACTGGTGTGTTAGGAAATCTGCAGTCTACTTTGGACATGGTGACACTCTGCTCTGCAGATATCTGAATATTGTCATCTTCTTAAGTGAGTTGAttttatttgttccttttcttttttaatattaactaAATATTAACTAAACTACGGACTCTGCCTCATGGGTGATTTCATGAATACTAGTTCATATTTTAGCCTTGTCTGGGGTACTGGAATTGTCCCCCACAGCCACATGCATCAGAATAAGTGAACTGGAAAATTCATACAAAGAATAAAGATCTGACTttcactggctttttttttttctttcttgaattcAGCCCCCAAATTCTGTGACTAATGActcaaacatttttattctttagatCAGAAAACCTGGGTTGTATTCAAGATTTCTATTTGAATGGTGCAAACTAGGACCTTTTCTGAAAACAGAAATtgcaaaatgggaaaataacCCATTCCTTTGGCTTCTAATTTTGTAAGAATCTCCTCCACACAACGGCAGCCTATCTTAACCATCTCTTCATTGACCTGTAGAGTTCAAAAAGACATCAACAGCACAAATTTGTCAGAAATCTCTTCAAGGCAGCCTTCACGTCCTtgttcctcaggctgtagatCATGGGGTTCAGCATGGGAATCACCAGCGTATAAAACACGGAAGCCATTTTATCAGTTTCTAATAAATGGTTATTTCGAGGCTGTAAATACATGAAAAGCAGAGTTCCGTAGAAGACTGACACTGCCGTCACATGTGAGGCGCATGTGGAGAAGGCTCTTTTCCGTCCTTCTGATGAACGTATCCTTAGAATGGACAAAATGATGTTGAAATAAGATGCTACAACTACAGTTATGGAAAACATCAAGTTTGTAGATGCAGATATAAAGACTACTGTTTCTGGAAAGGAAGTATCGGAGCAGGACAATGCTAAGAGAGGAACAATATCGCAGTAAAAATGATTGATTACATTGAAAGAGCAATAAGCcattgaaaatacagaaaaggaagTCACAATCGATGTGGAAAAGCTATAGAGGTATGTGAGGGAAACTAGCAGAAAGCAAGCCTGTCGAGACACCACCACCATGTAGAGCAGGGGGTTACaaatggccacatagcggtcataggccatcacagctaaaatgaaaatttcagctACAATGAAAACCAAGAACCCGCCTAGCTGAACGGCACATTCATAGAAGGAGGTGGTGTGTTTCTTTACTAAGAAGTTGATCAACATTTTAGGGGCAATGACAGTTGAATTGCCAAGATTGATGATGGCCAAGTGCCggaggaagaaatacatgggggTCTGAAGCTGAGAGTCCGCACTGGTGAGGGTGATGATGCTTAGGTTCCCTGTCACGGTCAGTCCATAGATGATCAGGAAGACAAAGAAGAGAGGGATCTGGAGGTCTGGGCGTTCTGAGACTCCTGTGAGAATAAATTCAGTGACTTGGGTGAAATTTTCATGAGCCATGTAACAGTTTGGAAATTAAGCtatttggggaagaaaagaaaatatggtcaCAAACTTTCAAGTAATTATTTTCATGGACTGTCATTAGATAACAAGGGCTATTCTTGGGGTGGGGTTTCCTGAAATCATGTTTCCAAATTACATCAGGTCCTCTACTTCTGCTGAAATCTAGTGTATTCCAGCTTATGTACTTCgcctaaatggaaaaaaaataaatgtgaaaaagcaacCACTGTAAAGCACAAACATTGTATCCATCCTCTAATTTTCTCTGTCAGAGTTccacattgtatttttttttttgtaatttcaagTTTCATAATATTTGCCTTCCTAAGCATCCCCTCACCTACCTCCTGAGGTCAAGCTTGTATTAACACTGTCATGGACTGTTGTAGCCTTCGGGTCTGCACGTCATGATTCATGTTAGCTGATAGGCAGATAGCATTCATTAAAACTTTTGGATAGCATGTAATCTGAGATATTTTTAGAATAATTGAAAAAATCTTTAGCCTTGTTTTCAATGCATTCCACAATCAGAGACATATCATTTTTTCTATTCATATCACATCGGACCAGGCTTTTTGAACTCTAAATTTTCATCTCAGTCTTTCTGTTTCCCTACTGACATTCAAAAGTACCAGTTGAACCAAGAGCAGACAACCTTGAATATAAAACTTTTATTCTTAGCTGTTATTTTCTCTTATGCTGCAGAAGTTCTGATTTATCAAACCAGGAATCTAGCCCAATCCAAGGAGTGGGGTTGAGAAAGAAAGGCAGTAGTAAAGATTGGGGAGccagttcttttcctctttcctagaTAGTATTTTCCGCTGTTTctctgggcttccatggtggcccagctggtaaagaatctgcatgcaatgcaggaggcccaggttcgatccctggaagatcccctggaggaggagatggctgctTCTCTATGGAGCCCCACTCTACTTTCAGGCTCTGTCCTCACGCACAGACAAGGACCAGGTGTTGCCTGGCCTGCTCTCGGCTTTCATTGTGCAAAGTGAGACCCACTGGATTAAGCACAGGAATTCAGATTTCTAATATCAGTCGTACAACTCTGAAGTCTTCAGCTGTGCTAGGATTATTCAAATGCTTACTGAGGGTACCTCCATGTTCAGTGTCAGTAATTATCTCTTTCTGAAATTCCAGACTCTTTTACCTGCccattcttttcttaattttgattttaattttctgcttTAAGAATATATAGCATCTGCCACATTAAATGATTTTTGGGTTAATTGTACAGTATTGTTAATTAAAGTTACTATATTGTACAGTGGATCTCTATATCTTATTCAAtcttatgtaaatgaaactatattTGTTGATTAGCAATTCCCCATGTGATTCAACTTATTACTTCTGGTTATTTATCCAAAATAACTGCTTCAGTATCttaaaaagataggaataccCTGCCGAttcttcttctttgggaaaaGGTATCTCTGGTCATTTTTTAATATCCCAGTGCAACATTTTATGTCCTTCCATTGAGGACTAATATTTAGAGTAGACAGAATACAGAAAGTATGCAGTGGGAAGACTGATTTTTCAATCTTCAGTCCTGGTGATAGCAATTAGGAGTTATGTGGGGCTCATGGCTTTCTTATAGCTCTTAATAAATCATTATACTTTTTTTTACCAGTCTACTCACTAAGCTTGTTAAatcttttctgaaaaacaaacaaacaagtgcTAAGAAAccagcaagaaaaacaaacaagtaaaaattATCCAAGTTTATGTATGGGAGTTATTTTCATACTGAAGAGTATGCATATCTATATATCAAAATTatttgggggtttccctggtggttcagctggtagagaattcccctgcaatgtgggagacctgggttcgatccctgggttgggaagattccctggaaatgggaacagctactcactccttTATACCCTcaatattttggcctggagaattcagtccatggggtcacaaagagtcagacatgactgagcaactttcacttcacttaacttcagagtcaattttaaaataaataaaattattttaggaaTGTACAATGTTTAATGAATAATacatgaattattatttttcaaatattgcattgggtatatttacaaaaaataaatattatattaaacaAATACTAAAAAGTATTTGTTATTGATCTGAAATTTAAATGCCACTGAGcagcctgtattttatctggaaaTCCTAACATAAATGGATTCTCTTAGATTAAATTGGTGATAATTATTTTCAGGTACCTGTAACTTCTTCACTTGCAATATCAGAATACCACTTTTGACTTTCACAAATCAAAGGATATATTACATGTAGTCAAGTCATGTGATTAACGTCTTAAAACTACCATCCTATTCCAGGGAAATCAGTTAGCAaaggaaataatgaaatttttatgGTGTAAAAATAAGCAGTCAGTGACCATGATAGTGTCCTTAGTCAGAATCTAAGAATCAAGGGAAATTACCAACACCAGAGTTGTTatcaaaatcaatattttttatgtACTCACCTTTATGAAGAACTGTATTTTCTGCTCTTATGTTCTCCTGATATTTCTTTGGGTAGAGAGAATATatgcttttcctctttctttgtaaTGTCCCTGAGGAAGTAGTATGGAATTTAAATCATTTGcgagatttaaaaaagaaattacctACGGTGCCTGCTAATTCTCCAGGATATTTTGCATATTCTCTAGCGGAAAAATTGTAAGCAATAAtttaaggaaaggaagaaagcagCATAAATGATCTGCAGAGTTCCATGGAGACCTACATGTCATAGAGGACTTACTCACGGAGTCAATGACTTAAATAACAATAAAAGCATTACTGTACGAGTTCTATTTCAGCAAAACTGGAACAGTTTGAAAAGTCATGATAAAACTGTAAATGAATCATCATCACTGCatagagttttatttatttatttagttttcccCCCAGTAAAATAAGTAGTAGGCTCTGGGTTAAAAATCAGGCATTTGACCTCTATGACATAGATATCACtatccccacacccagaggacaCCGAACTAAGACAGACTATTTCATTTGATCAAAAACATGTAACTGATGACTAGAAGATTTGAAATTAAAACTTCATCTCTGAGTGACATACATACATTGGCCTTTAATATGACAAACACATAATTCTTGCAGTGAAATGTGTTACAATAATAACAGTCTAAATGGTAATGTTTTCTGAGCTCTCTCATCATTCTTGCATAATGTTCAGCACAACTTCATAGACACTAAAATATAACAGAGGATAATATATTCCCCTTCATAACATTTACCCATGCTCTCTTCCTCTGTTACTTCCTCATGTAGAATCGAGGTGAATTCTATATAGTTAAAAATGGatctaaaatgtaaaaatggGTATGTTTTAATAAATGTGCCATTTGTTCCTAATACCTAAATCTAGATATAGAACATCATCAACACCAAAAATGGCCCCTGATACTTTAAATGCCCCCAAAATATCCCTACATCCTAGGCTACTCCCATTATAATAATGAACAACATCCTCCAACTTCCAGTTACTGCTGCTCTAAGCTTATTTTCCCTGTTTCTgaatttcatgtaagtggaatcacacaataaACAGTCTCAAATGAGCAGTCTTTCGCTCAGCATAGTGATATTGAAATTTGTCTGTGCTGCACTTATACAGATACATAATAACTGACTACATGCATATATCCCATCTTTAACCATCCTCTTATTGATGGGCATTTGAATTTTCACTTGTTGTAATAAGTTTAGTGTTAACACTCCTATATAACTGTATATGTGCAcatatgtggggcttcccaggcggtaaagaacctgcctgccaatgaaggagacataagagatgagaggcagtttccatccctaggttggaaagatcctctggcagagggcatgccaacccctccagtattcttgcctagtgaattccatggacaggggagtccaAAGTGTTTGAAAGAGTCGGGtgcaactaaagtgacttaacatgcatgtgTATAGACATATTAATTTCCCTAGCAATAGATCTATGACGGAAATTACTGgaatatagaaaactatatatttaactttataacaAACTGCAGATTTCTAAGCTAACTGTTGCATTTTCATTACCCAAAACCATGTATGAGAATTCATATTTTCCCCACATACTTGCCAATGTTTgaagtcaaaatttaaaaaaaaaagacataaattgAAACTGGGATAAAAATAATATTGTGAGTTTGATTTTCACTTACTTGATGATTAATAATATTGAACACTTTTCTATATACTATATTCATTCATATATCTCCAtcttaaatttctaaattttttacattttaattgagacttttcttttcattgatttttagtttttataagtGTGATAGATAAAATTACTTTCTCAAATTTTATttgagaagttttattttttgatttttctctttagcaCTTTGACCCATGATCTTGCAGTTTTACAAAGAAGAGTTTTGCTACCACTGAAGAAGACAGAACAGTTTCTCCCACCAAACAGTTGCATGTGTACAAAACAGATTGGGATGAAGAAGAGGAACTGGGTAGGAGAGGACATAAAGCTGGAAAATTCCCAACATAAGGTACACAGACGGACACTGAAGGCTGGGAAGGGAGCAGGAGAAGAGTCCCTCTCTGTTGTCACTTCGAGGATtatgctaattttcttgaaaacagtGATGTTCAGCGGACTTGGAGTCCATGTTGGACATGGGGACATCGTACTGTGAGGATTTCTAAATATTGTTATAATCTTAAGAGAGttgatttatttgttcttttccttttattttagaaaaaattaacAAGGTTGTGTCAGACTATAGGCTCTGTCTCATGAGTggttatataaatatttctttatgtttttagcCTTGTCTGGGAGTTCCAGGCAGTTCAGTGGCAAAGCATGCacctgcaggagactcaggggacgtgagttttatccctggatcggggagatctcctggaggaagaaatggcaacccatttgaatattcttgcctggaaaattcaatagacagaggagcctggcgggctacagtccaaggggtctcagtgtcagacgtgactgggcacgtgcatacacacatgcacgcgcacatacacacacaaccttCCTGGGATACTGAAATCTCCACACCTACGTGCCTCGAGACCAGTGACCTGCACAGATTTTGTACAAAAAATATGGATCTGACTTTCACTAGCTGTTTATCCCCCAAATTTCTGTGGCTGTTGTCTCACATGTTTCACTTTTTAGATTAGAAAAAAAGGGCTTGTATTTAAGATTTCTGTTTGGAAGATGTGGACTGGGACCTTTTCTCAAAACAAAAATTGTAAAATCGGAAAATCATCCATTCCTTTAGCTTCTAATGTTGTCCAGACTATATCCCACACAGTGGTAGCCTATCTTAACCATCTCTGTAGTGACCTATAGAGTTCTAACACTACATTACTAATTGGTCAGAAATTTCCT
This portion of the Capra hircus breed San Clemente chromosome 15, ASM170441v1, whole genome shotgun sequence genome encodes:
- the LOC102179966 gene encoding olfactory receptor 8J3-like, encoding MAHENFTRVTEFILTGVSERPDLQIPLFFVFLLIYGLTVTGNLSIITLTSVDSHLQTPMYFFLRHLAIINLGNSTVIAPKMLVNFLVKKHTTSFYECATQLGMFLVFIVAEIFILAVMAYDRYVAICNPLLYMAVVSQRTCFLLVSLTYLYSLSTAIVASSSVFSMSYCSSNVINHFYCDIVPLIALSCSDTSFPETVVFVSASTNLVFSIITVVASYFNIVLSILRIRSSEGRKRAFSTCASHMTAVSVFYGTLLFMYLQPQTNHSMGVDKMASVFYTLVIPMLNPMIYSLRNKDVKAALKRFLTNSCGSFKLM
- the LOC102188430 gene encoding olfactory receptor 8J1-like; translation: MAHENFTQVTEFILTGVSERPDLQIPLFFVFLIIYGLTVTGNLSIITLTSADSQLQTPMYFFLRHLAIINLGNSTVIAPKMLINFLVKKHTTSFYECAVQLGGFLVFIVAEIFILAVMAYDRYVAICNPLLYMVVVSRQACFLLVSLTYLYSFSTSIVTSFSVFSMAYCSFNVINHFYCDIVPLLALSCSDTSFPETVVFISASTNLMFSITVVVASYFNIILSILRIRSSEGRKRAFSTCASHVTAVSVFYGTLLFMYLQPRNNHLLETDKMASVFYTLVIPMLNPMIYSLRNKDVKAALKRFLTNLCC